Below is a genomic region from Isosphaeraceae bacterium EP7.
CGAAAGCGTCGTCGCGCCGTCGCCGGCCGGGCCACTCGGCGGCCATCCGCTCGGCCCGGTCCACCTGGCCGCGTCGCGGGTCGGCGATCTTCCCCGGCGTGGCCGCCCGGAAATCCGCGATGGCCTGGGCTGCCGCGACCTCGTCCTTGCCGGCGACGGCCGCGAGGAGACGGCCGTAGGCGTCGTCGCGGCGTCGGAGGTTCGGTCCCTCCTGCGCGAGATCGCCCAGCCGGGCGACCTGCTCGGCCCGGGGATCGGTCTCGCCCTTCGGCAGGCTCGCGGCGAAGGCCGCCGCCTCGCGGCCGACCGTCGCCTCGCCGGGCTCCCCCAGGCGGGCCGCGGCGATGAGCGAGCGGTACGCCGCGTCCCGCTCGCGGCGCTTCGGCGCGGCGAGGATCGCCGTGCGGAGGCGTTCGACCTGCTCCTTGCGAGGATCCGCGGCGCCCCACGTGGGCTCGGCGGCGAGGAAGCGATCGGCCGCGTCGAGGGCGTCGCGGTCCGCCTCGGCGGAGTCGCCCAGGACGGCGGCGATGCGCTCAGTGAGTTGTCCATAGGCCTGGTCTCTTGCCCGCCGGCGCGGCGCCTCGGCGGCCTGGGCCTTCAGGTCGCGGACCAGCGTTGCCCGGGGGTCGGTGTTGCTCCCGGCGGCCTGGAGGAAGCGATCGGCCGCCGCCAGGAGGGCCCGGTCGTCACCCGTCCGGGAGGCGGTCGCGACGTCGTTGTAGGCCCTGTCCCGCGCCACGAGGGCGGGCCACTCGCGGACCCGTCCGCGGATCTCCGAAACCTGCTGCGTCCGTGGATCGTCCACGCCCAGGGCCGTCTTCAAAAAGTCATCCGCCGCCGCGACCGCCCCCGCCCCGTCGCGCCTGGACGCGGCCGCCATGAGCCGCTCGTAGGCCGCATTCCGCGCCCGGGCCGCGGGCCACCCCGGGGCGGCGAGGTGGAGCTTTCGCACCGCGGCCGAGCGGCCGTCACGGCTCACGAACGCGGTGTTCAGGAAGCGTCCCGCGGCATCGGCCCCGGCCGGGCCATCGAGTCGTTCCGCCGCCGCTTTGAGGTCGGCGAAGGCCGCGTCTCGCTGCATCCTCGCCGACTCAGCCTGGGCTGACAAGACGCCGCCAGCCAGCAGGAGGAGCAGGCCCGCCGCCACGGCCGCCTTGAAGGAGAGGTCACACGGCCGGACCAGCCAGAGGTCGAACGGGCCGGGGCTGGATTTGCGGAGGGGCGGGGTGGTAAGGACGGCCGATGGACCCGGCGGCGCCGATTCTTGCTCGGTCTGGCCAAGGAATGAGAGGAGTGTCTCGGGGGCAAAATCCGCCACCTGCAGATCGGGGCGCGCGGCCCGGACGACGGCCCAATGGTAAAGCAAATCGGCGACGGTCTTTGGCTGACGCGCCAGCACCAGGGCGAGCCCCTCGTCGAGTCGCGCGGCGAGGGCGTCCCAGTCGCAGTCGGGTCGGGGCAAGCCGGCGCGCTCCCAGAGGTGGCGGCCCCGGGCGATCCGTCGGGCGCGGGCCAGGGCCGCGACCGTCGGCCCCTTCCGATACTCGTCGCGCGGGCCGAACCCCGCGTCGGCCTCGCGCTGCAATTGCCGCCCCTCCGCCGACCGGCTCGTGGTGACCTGCCGGTTGTATCCCACCGAGCGCGTGCCGAGGCGGGCGATCATCGTCCTCATCTCGGCCAGCAAGGACCGCATCAAAGACTCGAGCTGGAGGCGGACGTTCAGTGCCTCGGGCGCCTCCGGTTGATACGCCAGGGACATCTCGACGGCCAGCAGTCCCTCGGAGATGCGGCCGCCGTTGCACAGGCTCACCGCCCTCATAGAATGGAGCGAGGCGAGCGAGTCGTAGGCGTCCGGGCAGAGGGGATGACGGGCGCGGAAGGCCTCGTGGGCGCGGATCGCATGCCCCAGGGCCGCAGCCTGGCGGAGGTAGGCCTCTTCCGATTCCGAGATCACCTTGGGAATGCCCCGGACCGACTTCTGATACAGGAGGTTGGACAAGCGATTGGGATAATCGATCCGTTCCGGATCGGACGCCGCCAGCGTCGCGGCCAGCCCGATGGCGCGGTCCCACAGCCCCGCCTTCTCGAGCCCGGCGACGCAGGCTAGGGTCGCCTGCTTCATCAGGTCGCGTTGGCAGTCCACGTCGAGTTCGGAGTGACGTAGGACCCGCTCCAGCACGGCGACGAGGTCGGCGGCCCGCCCCGCATCCGGCGGCGCCTGGCCGCCCTGGAGATGCCCATTGATCCAGGCGACGAGGCCGTCAATTAGCACCTCGTCGACGAGGCGGCGGCGCAGCCGTCGGGCTTTTCCCAGCTTCTGGGCGGCGTGCTCGCGTCGCAATTCCGCGGCGAGGTCCGCCCACGCGGGAGAGGCTCCCGGCAGGAGGCGCAACTCGCGCACGACTTCCGCCCAGAACGCATCCGCGCGTCGCGCCTTGCCCGACTGCTCGGCTTGATGAGCCTCGCGGTGGAAGTGGAGGAGTCGTTGCAGCCGAGCGGCCGGAGCGATCCGCCAGCCATAGCGAACACGGCCCCGACACGGGGCGGCGGACAACGCCAGCACCCGGTCGGCGGCGCGTTCCTCGAGCGAGGGGGCGGGCCCCTCGGGAGACGCGTAGAGGTCCGGTGAGATCGGCGTGAAGACGCGCGGCTCCTGCTGCCCGCGTACGACGATGGGGACCATGAGTCACCCCATAATAACGGTGGAGAATCTCGCCCTTGGGATTCCCGCTATGCCGACGGCCGCGAACTCGCAAAGTGTACCGACTCGCGCATTCAAACCGGAAACAACTTATTTTTTCTCTTGCTTAGCGGTTTATCCGGCAAGCGATTTGCTGGTGGATGGGGGGGTATCATCTTCGGAGGTGCTTCTTGGCCGCCCGCGTCCTCCTTCGCCCGGTAAATCCCGCAGAACAGCTGGCCATAACGGCCCTGATTCAGTCACGAACCGCCCCAATCCGCTCGATCGAGCGGGCCCGCATCATCCAAGCCGCCGCCAGCGGCCTATCGGCCGCGGCTATCGCGGCGAGCCTGGGATGCTCGCGGCCCACGGCCTATGCCTGGATCCGACGATTCAACGATCACGGCCTCGACGGGCTGGAGGAGCGACGCCGCTCGGGCCGGCCACCGACCTATTGCGCCGGGCAGCGGGCCGAGGTCGTCGCCACCGCCCTGACCGACCCGCAGTCGCTGGGCCTGCCCTTCGCCTCGTGGACGATGGACCGCCTTCACGTCTATCTCGACGACCAGAAGGCCCTAGCCAAGAGGCGGAGTCGCATCGGCGAGATCCACATTGAGGAGGGCCTCCGCTGGCGCAAACAGGAGACATGGTTCGGCGAGCGGGTGGACCCCGACTTCGCCGTAAAAAGGGGGTCATCGCCGAACTCTACACGTCCCCTCCCGAGGGCTCGGTAGTCGTCTGCCTGGACGAGATGGGGCCGGAGTTGGCTAAGAGCTTCCGCGGATCGCGACTGGTCCATGCCGATCCCGGCACGGACGAACAGGGGCAGCCTCAACCCGCCGGGCGGGCCACTCAGGAGGCGGACTACGGCCGGCGCGGCAAGGGCTACATCTTCGGGGCGTTTCGCCCCGCGACGGGCGAGGCGTTGACGGCCCCTCACGGTGGCCGGACCACGGCCAACTGGGTGGACTTCCTGGAGAAGGCCGAGGCGTGGTTGCCTGTGGAGTTCGAGCGGGTGTATGCGGTGGTCGACAACCTGAAAGCCCACCGCGCCCCCGATGTGCTGTTCTTCGGCCTGGCTCATCCGCGTTGGGAGTTCGTCTTCCAGCCGAAGTACGCGGCGTATCTCAACCTGATCGAGCCATGGTGGAAGCTGCTGCGGTCGCTGGCGTTGAAGGGTCGGCGGTTCGAGACGTGGGAGGCGATTACTCAGGCGGTCGCGGCGGCGACGGCCTACTGGAACGAGCATCGCCATCCGCTCGTGTGGGGTCGGCGACGACGCCATCGGCCCCGACGGCAACCTGGAGTCGCCGCCGTGCCGGGAATCAGGGCAATTGCCGGATGAGCCAGTTAGCTCGACTGATGCAGAAAGTCGAAATTCAAGCCGCCGGGGCCAACGCATAAATCAAGACCTTGTGCAGTGCCTTGGGAAGTTGATCCACAGGGCCGCTCCCACCGGCCTGTGGAAAAACCCACTCCCGCCACAACCAGCGACGCGCGCAGGTCAGGGTATCGGAGAACGTCACGCCCGTCTTGCCGGGCCACTCGATCCGGCCCGATCGCTTTGTCTCGGGCAACGCCTGGTACAGCAGGGCCACCACCGTGTACAACCCGAACAGGCACGGGGCGGCCCGCAGCACCGTCCGCCGGCACCAGCCCCGGGTGCTCTCCAGCCCAAGAAGGCAGCGGGCCTCCTGGAACGTGGTCTCCAGGTTCCAGCGGCCGGCGTAGGCTTCGATCATCGCCACCGCCGTCATCGACGCATCGGTCGTATAGAAGTACTCGTCCCGATGCGTGCCGGTCTGGTCCTTCACGAACACCCCACGATCGGCACCAGGCCTTCGCCCGCCTTGTACCAGTGTCCCGTGCCGGTGGTGACGCCCACCTTCCGCCGCCCCCCGCCGTGCCAGGCCACCTCCTCGGTCGAGAGCACCGCCCCCTCGACCGACTGCCTCGACTTGGGCCGCCGTGGCCCCTTCACCCGTGGCCTCCCCCGGCCCGATTACGGCGGAGGCGGCTCGAATAGGTTGGCCTCCGGATGCAGTTTGCTGACCAGGCCCAGGCGGGGCCGGTGGCGGAATGCGAACCGGGCCATCTCATGAGTGCCGAAGCCCGAGTCTCCGACGAAGACGAACCGCCGGTCTGGGAACCACGGGAGTATCTGCCGCAGTAGCGTGGTCATGATCTGAGCGGGCGTGCGATGGGGCGGCAACGCTTCCGGTCATCCTCCTCGCTGCGATAGAGGTCCACCAGCACCGGCAATGCCCTGGGTCGGTTGGCCCAGGAGAAGCGGACCAGCACGGCCAGGACGGCCGCCTTGTGGCCGTACCGCCAGGCGGTGTAGCCGTGGCTGGAACGGACCGGGTCCCGATGGCGGGCCTTGCCGTAGACCTTGCGCGCGGGTGACCATCGACGGTGTCATCTCCGACGAGGATCACGGGCTGATCGCCGGGCAGGAGGGCCAGGACCAGGCGGGCAAGCCGGCAGGCCAGACGAAGTGCGGACCACTCGGCGGAGGAGAGGACTCGCTGATAGGCGGTGCGGTGGCCTTGGGCGAGCGGGGCGGCGGTGCGGAGCAGGTTGGCGACGGTGCGTCGCCCGGTGCAGAGGATGGCCGAGCCGAAGAGGGTGACGAAACGGACCAAGGTCGGGGCGGTGAAGACGGGTGACAGAGCATCGAACAGCGGTCGGGCTTCGGCGGGTAGGATCATCGAGGGCCGTCCTCGGTTGGTGGCCTGGGGTGCGTGTGCTAATCCCCATGCTACCGCCGAGGCGACCCCTCGATATTCTGCATCAGTCGAGCTTAGGTCCCCGCGTCGCCGCCGGCCCATCGGCCGTGGTAGATGCCGATCTGGGACTGGCGACGCGACCGACGGCCAACCCGGCCGCGGGCGGCCTCAGCCATGCGCCGGCGTCGGCTCCCGACCCGCCCCGGGCAGGCCGACTCCCAGCAACACCTGGGTCGCGGTCCACTTCTCAATCGGTGGCGAGGCCGGGACTGTGGATAATTCCCTCGTCAGCTCTTGTCCGACGG
It encodes:
- a CDS encoding helix-turn-helix domain-containing protein; amino-acid sequence: MAARVLLRPVNPAEQLAITALIQSRTAPIRSIERARIIQAAASGLSAAAIAASLGCSRPTAYAWIRRFNDHGLDGLEERRRSGRPPTYCAGQRAEVVATALTDPQSLGLPFASWTMDRLHVYLDDQKALAKRRSRIGEIHIEEGLRWRKQETWFGERVDPDFAVKRGSSPNSTRPLPRAR
- a CDS encoding transposase yields the protein MAKSFRGSRLVHADPGTDEQGQPQPAGRATQEADYGRRGKGYIFGAFRPATGEALTAPHGGRTTANWVDFLEKAEAWLPVEFERVYAVVDNLKAHRAPDVLFFGLAHPRWEFVFQPKYAAYLNLIEPWWKLLRSLALKGRRFETWEAITQAVAAATAYWNEHRHPLVWGRRRRHRPRRQPGVAAVPGIRAIAG